A single genomic interval of Tsukamurella paurometabola harbors:
- the era gene encoding GTPase Era, whose amino-acid sequence MTEEIQPHGDGDEDFRSGFVCFVGRPNTGKSTLTNALVGAKVAITSSRPQTTRSTIRGIVNRPDCQLVLVDTPGLHRPRTLLGQRLNDLVRDTYSEVDAICLTIPADEKIGPGDRYILDQVRHMAPRTTLIGVVTKIDKVGRVRVAEQLVAVSAFLGGDCDVIPVSATSGQQVEDLVDLLASKMEPGPAFYPDDEVTDTDDDTMMAELIREAALEGVRDELPHSLAVVIEEVLEREKTEAQEKSGKPAMLEVHALLYVERPSQKAIIIGKGGSRLKSVGTAAREEIEKLLGRKVYLSLHVKVAKDWQRDPKQLGRLGF is encoded by the coding sequence GTGACCGAAGAGATCCAGCCGCACGGCGACGGGGACGAGGACTTCCGGTCCGGTTTCGTCTGCTTCGTGGGGCGGCCCAACACGGGCAAGTCGACGCTGACCAATGCGCTGGTCGGGGCGAAGGTGGCGATCACCAGTTCGCGTCCGCAGACCACGCGCTCGACGATCCGCGGCATCGTCAACCGGCCGGACTGCCAGCTGGTCCTCGTGGACACCCCCGGGCTGCACCGGCCGCGCACCCTGCTGGGGCAGCGCCTCAACGACCTGGTGCGCGACACCTACTCCGAGGTCGACGCGATCTGCCTGACCATCCCCGCGGACGAGAAGATCGGGCCCGGAGACCGGTACATCCTGGATCAGGTGCGGCACATGGCGCCGAGGACCACGCTCATCGGCGTGGTCACCAAGATCGACAAGGTGGGCCGCGTCCGGGTCGCGGAGCAGTTGGTGGCGGTGTCCGCGTTCCTCGGCGGCGACTGCGATGTGATCCCCGTGTCGGCGACCTCCGGCCAGCAGGTCGAGGACCTGGTGGACCTGCTCGCCTCGAAGATGGAGCCGGGTCCCGCCTTCTACCCGGACGACGAGGTCACCGACACCGACGACGACACGATGATGGCCGAGCTCATCCGCGAGGCCGCACTGGAGGGTGTGCGCGACGAGCTGCCGCATTCGCTGGCCGTCGTCATCGAGGAGGTGCTCGAACGGGAGAAGACGGAGGCGCAGGAGAAGTCGGGCAAGCCCGCGATGTTGGAGGTGCACGCGCTGCTCTACGTGGAGCGTCCCTCGCAGAAGGCGATCATCATCGGCAAGGGCGGTTCCCGGCTGAAGTCCGTGGGAACCGCGGCGCGTGAGGAGATCGAGAAGCTTCTGGGCCGGAAGGTCTACCTCTCCCTGCACGTCAAGGTCGCCAAGGACTGGCAGCGCGACCCGAAGCAGCTGGGGCGCCTGGGCTTCTAG
- a CDS encoding cytidine deaminase — protein MTETSDEDRKLVTLARGAMGRAGTGHGAAVRDVDGRTYAGAPVALASLALTGLQVAVATALSSGAEGFEAAVIVGATDGTDPGAAALHEVSPAAPILLFDARGEALT, from the coding sequence GTGACCGAGACGTCCGATGAGGACCGGAAGCTGGTGACCCTCGCGCGCGGCGCGATGGGCCGGGCGGGTACCGGACACGGCGCGGCGGTCCGGGACGTGGACGGCCGTACGTACGCGGGTGCTCCGGTGGCCCTCGCCTCACTGGCGCTGACGGGGCTGCAGGTGGCCGTCGCCACCGCCCTGAGCTCCGGGGCCGAGGGCTTCGAGGCCGCGGTGATCGTCGGTGCGACCGACGGCACCGACCCCGGCGCCGCGGCGCTGCACGAGGTGTCCCCTGCGGCGCCGATCCTGTTGTTCGACGCTCGTGGAGAGGCCCTGACGTGA
- a CDS encoding hemolysin family protein, protein MSSSILLIVGVVALVLLGGLFAAVDSALLTVSPARVEDLVEDGRPGAKRLQRVLVNRPLYVNLVVLLRTACEVLSTVLVFLVLDRYLSTVWTAVVTAAVMTVVSYVLIGVGPRTLGRQHAYTLGCATAVILQVIAVLMGPITRLLILLGNAITPGRGYRNGPFATEVELRELVDLAQQRGVVDEDEGKMIQSVFELGDTAAREVMVPRPEIVWIEADKSVSQATRLAVRSGHSRIPVIGENVDDVRGVVYLKDLVALPDGADRHAIEVGRMARPAVFVPDSKPVDALLREMQHTNNHMAVLVNEYGSIAGLVTIEDVLEEIVGEITDEYDAGEIAPVEELGDGVYRVSARLDLETLGDLFDEEIEEDEVDTVGGLLGLVLGRVPLPGSQVRAHGLLLEAEGATDRRGRMRISTVLVRRAETDGEASSDEVTANEEKETA, encoded by the coding sequence GTGTCCTCGTCGATCCTGCTGATCGTCGGCGTCGTCGCCCTGGTACTGCTGGGCGGACTGTTCGCTGCCGTCGACTCCGCCCTGCTGACGGTCTCCCCGGCCCGCGTCGAGGACCTCGTCGAGGACGGCCGCCCGGGCGCCAAGCGCCTGCAACGCGTCCTGGTCAACCGGCCCCTGTACGTCAACCTCGTGGTGCTGTTGCGCACCGCGTGCGAGGTCCTGTCCACGGTCCTGGTGTTCCTGGTCCTCGACCGCTACCTGTCCACCGTGTGGACGGCCGTGGTGACCGCCGCGGTCATGACGGTGGTCAGTTACGTCCTGATCGGCGTGGGGCCCCGCACCCTCGGCCGCCAGCACGCCTACACACTCGGCTGCGCGACCGCCGTGATCCTCCAGGTCATCGCGGTTCTCATGGGGCCGATCACCCGCCTGCTCATCCTCCTCGGTAACGCCATCACGCCGGGTCGCGGTTACCGCAACGGCCCGTTCGCGACCGAGGTGGAGCTGCGCGAGCTCGTCGATCTGGCGCAGCAGCGCGGCGTCGTGGACGAGGACGAGGGCAAGATGATCCAGTCCGTCTTCGAGCTCGGCGACACCGCCGCTCGCGAGGTCATGGTGCCGCGCCCCGAGATCGTGTGGATCGAGGCGGACAAGTCCGTCTCGCAGGCCACCCGGCTCGCGGTCCGTTCCGGTCATTCCCGCATCCCCGTCATCGGGGAGAACGTCGACGACGTGCGGGGCGTCGTCTACCTCAAGGACCTCGTCGCCCTTCCCGACGGTGCCGACCGGCACGCCATCGAGGTGGGCCGGATGGCGCGCCCCGCGGTCTTCGTGCCCGACTCGAAGCCGGTCGACGCGCTGCTGCGCGAGATGCAGCACACCAACAACCACATGGCCGTCCTGGTTAACGAGTACGGTTCCATCGCCGGCCTGGTGACCATCGAGGACGTGCTGGAGGAGATCGTCGGCGAGATCACCGACGAGTACGACGCCGGCGAGATCGCCCCCGTCGAGGAACTCGGCGACGGGGTGTACCGGGTGTCCGCCCGGCTCGACCTCGAGACGCTCGGCGACCTGTTCGACGAGGAGATCGAGGAGGACGAGGTCGACACGGTCGGCGGGCTCCTCGGCCTGGTGCTGGGCCGCGTGCCGCTGCCCGGCTCGCAGGTGCGGGCGCACGGACTGCTGTTGGAGGCGGAGGGCGCGACCGACCGACGCGGCCGGATGCGGATCTCGACGGTCCTGGTGCGGCGCGCCGAGACCGACGGGGAGGCATCGTCGGACGAGGTGACCGCGAACGAGGAGAAGGAGACCGCGTGA